From a single Candidatus Thorarchaeota archaeon genomic region:
- a CDS encoding thioredoxin family protein, which produces MPTVYVVTQENCPNCPAAKMIVQEALSNTPVKVEIVDLNNMDPDFEFRLLEEQVFVASTPTIIVEHDGALRLLYSGEVPTHEGIRSAIEV; this is translated from the coding sequence GTGCCTACTGTATATGTTGTTACTCAGGAAAACTGTCCAAATTGTCCTGCTGCTAAAATGATAGTCCAGGAGGCACTATCTAACACACCTGTCAAGGTTGAGATTGTGGATCTTAACAACATGGATCCTGATTTTGAATTCCGCCTACTTGAGGAACAGGTGTTTGTGGCATCCACGCCGACTATTATCGTGGAACATGATGGTGCTCTAAGACTCCTGTACAGCGGTGAAGTCCCTACACATGAGGGGATTCGCTCAGCAATTGAGGTATGA